The Oryzias latipes chromosome 9, ASM223467v1 region GCACTCTCTATGTTCCAGACTCCCTCAGGTCCGACGTCCTCGCCTGGGGTCATACCTCACGTATCGCCTGCCACGGAGGGGTTTATCGCACCAGTCGTCTGCTCAAGCGACGTTTTTTCTGGCCTACCTTGGAACGCGATGTTAAAGAGTACATTGCGGCCTGCAGCACGTGTGCCCGTTCCAAGACCTCCAACAGACCTCCCTCGGGACTTCTGCATCCCCTGCCAGTCCCTAGccgtccctggtcccacataGCGGTGGACTTTATCACGGGACTTCCACCTTCACAGGGCCATACTGTCATACTAACCGTCATAGACAGATTCTCCAAAGCTGCCCAGTTTATTCCTCTCCCTCAACTTCCCACAGCCACGGAGACCGCCGACACCCTCGTCAACCACGTCTTCCGACATCATGGGATCCCTTGTGACATCGTGTCAGATCGTGGCCCCCAGTTTACTTCCCAAGTTTGGAAAGCATTCTGCTCCGccctgggggccacggtcagtttGACTTCAGGGTACCATCCTCAGGCTAACGGCCAAGCGGAGCGGGCAAACCAAGAGCTAGAGGCCGCCCTCAGATGCTTGGCAGCTCAGAACCATGCTGACTGGTCCAAGTATCTGATTTGGGCGGAATATGCCCATAATTCCCACACCTCTACAGCCACGGGACGGTCACCTTTTGAAGCCTCGCTGGGCTACTCACCCCCCTTGTTTCCTTCCCAGGAATTGGATCTGGCGGTTCCCTCTGTCCAGCTCCACCTACAGCGCTGTCAGGAGATCTGGCTGCAGACCAAGGCCGCTCTCGTCCGCACCGCTGAGAACAACCGCCAGATTGCCAACTGTCACAGGGGGGTGAGTCCCGAATACCAACCGGGTCAAAAGGTGTGGCTGTCCTCCCGCAATGTCCCTCTCCAGGCGTCCTCTCGCAAGCTGTCGCCCAAGTTCATTGGACCATATACTATCGACCGGGTCATCAATCCGACCTGTGTTCGACTTCGTCTGCCGGCGGCTCTGCAAATACACCCCACATTCCATGTGTCACAGATCAAGCCTGTTTCCGAGagccctttgtgcccgccgtccacttccccGCCGCCCGCCCGTACCATCGATGGGGCCCCCGCCTTCACTGTCTCCAAGATCTTGGACGTTCGGCGTCGGGGTCGCGGGGTCCAGTTTTTGGTGGATTGGGAAGGGTATGGTCCGGAGGAACGCTCGTGGATCTCGCGTTCGCTCATCCTGGACCATACCCTCATCGACGACTTCTATGCTGCCCATCCTGATCGtcgccctggaccgcctggtggcggtcgttgaggggggggtactgtcatggcctggcagctactccctcctcccccctccttcctgtgtgcacgcgaccagctggatccactcacctcatctacaccttccttcataagctcctcctggatcatcagccggtgccagttcgttgttcctcctatggtgcatagtctggtcagctcatgtTTGTTGTCTCAGTTTCAAAGAACCAagctcatgtttttgtcttcGCTCTGCTTCAGGACTTTAACCTTCCggatcctcacctggtcgcagtccttCCACGTTGCAGTCACGCCGACCCTgaaacctccagccagccgcctcgCCTCGCCTTGCTTCAAGCTTCGCCCACGCCATCCCAAGTAACCTCCAGCCTGCGCCTCGTCTCGTCTGGATTCAAGCCTCGCTCTCGCCGCAGTTCACCCTCGAGGAGATTCCCGCTCAAGATTTCCACCAGCCTGCTCTCGCCCTCTCTGCCTGAGGAAGGAAGccctgtcaatctcacgttCAGATTAAACCACTTAATACTTACCGTTGTGTCAAGTCtcattccgggttccagcatccgGGTCATTCCTGAACTCTCGTTCGAATCAtgacacagagctctgaaccttttttcttcaatgatttgtgatcttcactggtgtccatggattacatgaaatctttccacctttatccacctttgtcatggtagggagaacacgtcaatgtaagggtggggtcatctaagatagcacaacggCTAAGAATGATGTagatcacgcatggatcacgcAAGACTGACatttcatacatggaaaatgcacaaaatgtacgtagtggctgtgtgtgGTGCATTGTCAGAGCACCTTTCTCTGGCATAACTCAGTCACAGTTCAGTGTCTTATACAGAGGATGTAAAAATTTGGAACAGTCTTCCTTCCTCTTTCAAAGAACTTTCACAAAGTCGGTTAAAAGAAACTCTAAAAAGGTTTCTTCTTAATAATGCTACTTTTCCATACGGCATGTCTTTTTAGTTTGATATAAGTATGTAAGTGCATGAATTGAATATGTAGTGATTTTATATGTATTGTTTTTACTAAACTGTATTGTTTTTTAAGCTCATAGAGTCATTATGGCGGTTGCCACATGTTAAGCCCCTTGTGGGTTTTTGTGGGATGTGATTATCCAGCATTGTTGtatatttcacttttatttacttttttttgataagtgataaatgaaaaaaatattctcctcttttttttaactttatacggtaatgttgctgctttttggtttcaaaaaaagGTTCTTGAAGAACAATGCAAGTGGCTTTTTGCCTTTATTCTAAAATTCAACTTGCACtcgtttgtgatttttaaatttcatgctttctctgtttattttttgacaaagtgcttttaaagtgttcaaaataaaaacatttatgactcACTGTTCATATTCATAACCACTTAAACTGAGAGCTGTAATTCTTAACGCACAGCTGGATTTGAGGGTTTCCTTCAGCTCAGAGGCATCAAGGGTTTAATGATCCTAATTTCCCGCCTGGGGAGTTTCTTTGCTACATTTCAGTTCTGCGGGTGATTACCAGTCTCTGCAGCATTGTCTGGTGGCTGGGGTGGGGCGCTTTCATGGGACGGTATGACTCCTGCGTGCAGGAGGCCCCGCAGGTATCTAGGCCTCATTATGGAGTTCTGAAAGGAGCTGGGATCAGACCCACACCTGCTTCTCATTGTCGAGCAGCGGCCACCTCGTATACCTCAACCCAGGCTTGCCTTTGATCTTCACACAAATGCAGTTTAAAGCTGCCCGTTTTCTGGAGATCACGTTTTCTTCCAGTCATGAAAGAATCGGTTAAAACCTGAACACATGCAGCTGCTGCGTGGCGACATGCAGATGATCACGTAGAAATTGAGGAGCTGgagtttctgctgcagacctGAACCTGCTGAGACCCGGTTCAGCATCGCGCTTCCTGCACGTCCGATGGTGCTCAGTCCCACGTCCCTCCATCAGGGTAACTAACTATTTACAAGCAACGTCTAATAACTAAACTCCATTGTCTAGTCCAGCTTTAGCCACTGTCACTGGGGTTGCTGGAATAATATTGCCTTTTTAGAGATCTTGAATGATCTCTAAATCCCAATGATCCCTGTTCATTGGGATCAAACCTGAGCATGACTGAATTTTGAACTTCCCAATTGCTAAAATCCTAAGTGTCATTCCCCAAACCAGTCCATCAGCTGCTTTaacttgatttttaaaaacatcactCTTTGGTCTAAACCGAAAACACAATTTGCAGTTAACACATAGTTTGCAAAACTCTGAGTCTACTCTTTGCTGAATACAGGACAAATTCTCGCTCTTAAAGCACGTTTGGCATTCACAGAACATGCAAAAAGTTAACACAAAGAGGCAGAACTCAAACTGGGTTCCAACACGGCAGTCACTATTCATGCACAACTGATGAAAACCGAAGACACTTTGTTGCAAATCAACTGCAGTGAATTTGGGACAGTTCTGGAACAACTGAGAGGCTTTTCAAAGATGGATTACAGAGCAAGACCTGAACCTGCACCAAGACCTGAACCTGCACCAAGACCTGAACCTGCACCAAGACCTGGACCTGCACTAAGACCTGGACCTGCACCAAGACCTGGACCCAGACTAAGGACAAGAATTCTGATGAGATTCAGGCTTTTGACCGTATGTTGGTTTATGGAATGACCATGAGGAACGAGGGGTCAAAAGGTCAATCCTCAACTCAGCAGGTTTAAGTGGTTAATTGGCATAATTCATATGAAAATTCAACAAGAAAATGGTAAAGAAGATTTTGTTGTTCTCTGGGGAAATGTCAGTTTTCACAACAGTCTGCTCATCAGACAGTAGTTCAACACAAATCCCCAATTTGTATTAGCTTCCTTCCACTTTGTTCTCCATTCCTTGACCCAATGAATGAAGGTTTTCTGCTTGACATTGAAAGGTTTACAAGAGACAACCATAGACTCAAGAAAACCTGTTGCAGGCCATGGACGCGCCTTGTGATGACTATTCAATTGAATCAGTTAGtgcaaaaggggcccaagtccacaattttttcaaaataaagatattatctgttctatggtcttcaagggaaaagctatctgattatgtgcaaaaacgtaccaagtctgttgtaatggattgactatgcttgacatttaaaatgcattaagtgccaAATTCCTTGACTtaggcctctcttgcatgggtttagctttatcccatagatggcagcactagttatccaatatggcagcgcccctgtttaattcaagaagggcccaagtccagagactttagtttgctagtcctctgaaacgATAAAGGGGAGGTGCTTcctattatagcatttgtaagctatgaactggtgctaaatctgggtaaagtattaatcatttggcgtggtctccctttaagctatgcaattaaattCATTTcccggaaaaaaacaaacctcttggacttgggcccttatTGAATTCACAGATTCAATTGTTTCTTGTCAAGGCTGGATGAGGGCACACAAGAtcagttttttcctgttttgtggcTGGGATGAACTTGCATGTGATGTGGATGAAGTCCTCTGGTCTGACCCGGCACAGAGATAACATGGTGAGGTGCAATTAGTGTGAACCTGGGCTTgcagtacaaataaaaaaagaagtcctGAAAACGAACTAACTCTCATTTTTTGTGGGGTAAAAGTGGGTGTGTAGGTGGGTGTGTGGGGTTGTTACCATTCTTTCTTGTATAGTCTGTTGCGTTTGCtgtgtgtttgcttgttttgaCGACAGTCTTCATTGTGACCTCAAAGTGAGCTTTAACTCGACAGTCGAGTATTTTGTATGGTTGGCCTATATTCTGAAAATCGTGTTTGGTGAAATTGGCTTTGGAGAATGTGTCTTAGTAATAGGAAAAAAACTGCTAAACCAGATTATTCTGAGTAAACCACAAAATAAACACAGCAATGTCTCTTCAAATCAGATTTCATCTATTCGTCCACCAACCTAAACTCCATCACACAGAGAAGAAACGGGATCCAGACTTCTAAATACAATGAGGTGAACTGAAAAACTGTTGAGATCAAAGGAATCGCAACCTGAAAGTCATGGAGCAAAATCATCAGAATGGAACATTTAGTGTGATgtgtaagaaaaaagaatagTCAGAAGTGATGAGGATGGAAGAAGGGTTCTGtggaaacagcagcagcttctcACTGAGAGACTCAGGAGACGAGGAGATGCAGCCCTGCTTTTCTATGTTCAGGCATGAAAACAGTCAAGTTTGAGTGAGATTCAAAAATCACTCCGGTCTCGTTAACTCGACAATCACTTAAGGAAGCTCTTTCCCCATGATTCCATTCAAACCTTGATTTTTGGATCACGGCTCTGAGTCGGTTTATTAAATGATTTGCGTATTACAAAACACAAACtacaaaatttagaaaaatcctttttaacttttaagtgAAGGTTCTCATTTGTCCGTTCTTAAATCAGGGTCATTTGGACCTGGTTTTTTATAGAAGAAATTTACCTCTTACCCAAGAGGCTTTTTCAATCCTGCAGTGGTGCTGGCATGAGAGTTTGGTTTTTACTTTTGGTGACACCGGCAAACAGAATGCTAAAGTTAGTTTGTTAGGGTCCCTGGGCCGAAGTCAAGAGAAGCTGTGATAGTGGTCGTTGACTGTCTATTGTCCTTGGTCGAGGGGAGGCAGGGGGACAGTTGATCCCCTTCTGTTGAGCACATTCCCATGCTGAGGATCTAAGGGGATGTGGTCTGTCCTTTTTTGGGTTTCAAGTGTTGACATTCATAAATTACCTGGACAAAGTGGGTGTGACCCATGAAAAGGCCTTACATCCggctccagcaaaatgaagcGGCTGTTTTTCCACGATACGAGCACTGCCTTTTGGATCCAGTTGACattgattggtccaagttgctCTGAGTCACGTTTCTAGGGCAACTACTGCCGCCAGTGGGTagcacatgcttttactgatgcatctgtttggtcagtttttaacttgaataacttgcgataaagaaaaaaatatcatgaaaaattaggattagcaggacaatgttaagaaaaaggtatcagagcaagaatggtgcTTTTTTCTAATAGAATGGCAGAATGGCAACAGCTGTTTATTAATCTATAAGTCTATTGGACTTtgacttcttggagccagcgggtacttcctgtttggaatgcaagggggaggagtcagtatGTCCTGTGATATATACTGCCAATGGTTTCAACAGGCTGTTGTAGATGGAAGGATGTCCCCTTCCGAGCTAGGGATGGGGACATCCTCGTCCACAAAGGAGTGGAGAGTTACCTTTAAATGGAGGAGTACTGTGGTCTCAGTTCCGTTGGAGTTGGCCCTGCAATCTTGGTACAGCCTTTTTTGCAAGGGCTGTTTGGTTTCCCCGATGTACTGTTCATTGTAGTCGTTATTGTAATGGATGGAGTACACCACATTACTCTGTTTATAACTAAGAATTACGTCCTTGGGAGGAACCAAATTTTGCCTGAGGGTGTTCACAGATATGAAGTGGACAGGGATGTTGTGTTggttgaaaatcctttttagtttttctgccaGGCTGGTGAGCTGAGAAATGACAACATCCTCCTGATTGGCTcttgttcttttgtttcatgtttccACGATTGTTGGGATTTGGCAAAACCCAGTTGGGGTGTCCACAAGTCCTGAGGGCTTTCCGAACATGCTTTCTTCCTTCCCTTGGTGGTTGTGGGCCCTTCTTTGGCTTGGTGCTGTAGGGTCCTTATAATTAGCTAACTATCAAGTAACAATAAAGAAACatattttagttgttttataTTAAACGTGTaatgcaataaaacaataaatactaaGTATTTCCTAAATTTTCTGCTTACATTTAAATACGTGTTTTACACTTTCAGCGAAGACCTGACGGTACGCTGTAGGGATGCAGCGAACTACTTTCTCCACCATCTGGTTCAATGGTGCAAAATACGGTTCGGTTTCACACTcagaattgtggcatcccttACAATTGGAAAATTTGTAAGAAGCACTGATTCAACTGGGACGTCTCTTAAACCAAAAAAGTAAGATTATTGATCAGCTCCGTCATTCTGTGACCTTCAGGTCAGTGAACGCCTCACGTGATTGGACATAATTgatgctttgcttttttttacgtTGCTCATTGGAGGAGTTTGTGGCCTCCCCAGGGGGTCAGTGTGCGTTTTTTGCTGTGCAGAGGAAACTCCTCGTTTACAAATACCTCAATTCCAGTTTTTAAAGCATCCGGAGCGCTCAGCAGGAGAACAAGCTCACTTTTCCATTAAACCAAACAAAGGCTGCTTGAAGCATTTACAGAAGAAGCGGTTCCTGCTGGAGCGACTCGGTTTACACGTTTTGATCTcatcaacaaaaacacagatttggtTTGGGATAAATTTGTTTACAGATATACATCCTGAGTGCGTTAGATGCAGAGCGTTCTGAGTAGCCGTTAATCCTCTTCACGCTTTCACAAAAGCTGCATCAGAAAATCTCTATGAGCAGCTCAGAGTGTGAACGCAGCCGCTTCAGACCTGGGTGTATATTTAGAGGGTTCTACTGACCTCAGAGATGCTGAAATTACTGCTGTGAGAGTAAGGAGACCAAAAAAGATCTCACCTCAGTGAAGAGGAGTTAAAGACAAAGAGTCGTTACAACTGCAGCTTTTTCCTGCAGATGTGTCACTGCAGATTCAGATCAGAATGTCCTCCTGGTTGTGTCGGCTTCTGCTCGGTTTTCTAATAATGCTTTGATCCGCAgtggtgtgtttgtggacagggATGGGTTTTTGAATCAAATGCTGTAAAATTCTGCAGAAGTAAATCTCATTATGTTTGATCAAATGGCTTCAGGAGCCTCAGATTTCATATCATAAATATGATGATCGCACCAAAATGACTAAACATCCTCCTGAAACCGTGGCTGTTTATTTATGAAAAGCCTCATCTGACCACACCGGATCAGCAGAGTGACAGCAGCTTTAGTCTAGCTGGAGGGGTGGGGGTCTCTACCATCAGACTGGTTGGAAGAAAGCTGATAAAACAGGAAAGCTAATATCTCTTTGCCTCAGTTTCCATGCCCAttcaatgtgatttcctggaatCTATTTTTACACTCCGTCTCTCATAAATGAGGTGTTATGATGAAgattacagaccaaactcagcTTTAGCAGAATCTGTGACTTTATTGCCTCATCATGGTTGTTCagtccagttttattttatttattttttccatgtaaaTAAAGTTCAGTGACTGTCATAATAGCTGAAAGTAAATCTGTGCCACAGAACTTGTGCTTTTATCAGCCTcgtgttttttctgcttttctgtttttagtggcTTCATGAAAATAGATTAACTATGACCAAAGAAACATTCCTATATTTTACTTACCATTGATTTATCATTTACCACTATAATGTTATCAGTGTTGCCATTGGGCAGTTTCCCCCCTGGTTTATGCTGATTAACTGGAAAAATGGTGGATGTAATACcattaaaaatgtctcaaagtTGGACTTTCAATCACAAATGCTAATTACGGCTAATTAATCACTGATTAAcatttgggctggaaaactgcgACTCCATCAAGCAACACTGACTACTGTCAATGTTTAAGAGACAACTGTTTGCttcaatttgatttaaattatcTTCTGGTTAAGATtggacagacaggcaggcagacggacggacagacagacactTGATGTCTTAGCTTGACATTTTCATTCATAGAACAAAAATTGGCTGATTGGACgtaatgtaacccttgtgctatcctaggcactttaacgttgggagttgggtcatctagacccaatagacagtgcgctgaaccttttttcttcaatgatttgtgatctttactggtgtccatggataacatgaaatctttccacctttatccacctttgtcatggtagggagaacacgtcaatatcatctaagatagcacaagggttaaagctgtaCATACTCTTCTGCAGGTATCAAATGTTTTACCAGCTGAAGGGTCAATAAGAGTTAAAATCAAGAAACTACAGAAGGCTGTTTCATTCAAAGTCCTCCCCCCTGTCCTCCCCCCGCCTGTACAGTGACCTGGAGCTCAGAGCTGCACAGCAGCTCCTCACTCTAACAATATCATGAAGCTGTCCTCTTCTTTGCTGCTCTTTTTTGctcagttttgtgttttcctgcGCGATGCCTGCGCGCAGGAAGCAGCTGAGGACGCGCTCCGGCGTGGGTTGACATGGCAACACAACGGGCAGGTCTTCAGCATCCTGAGCCGCGGCTCCCGGTACCGTCCGGCTTCGAGGAGGCAGACAGAGCCCCCCAGCAGCGACGACGCCGTTGTCGTGGTCCGCAACAACAACGATACCGCTGCGTCCCGGGGATCTCCGCGCGTCCCCGCCTCCAGCAGCTCCGCGCAATTACGCGTGCTGGCGCGGCAGCAGGCGCCTCAGGCTGCCGCTGGCGGCGACGCTCCCGCGGTGAACCGAGAGGACATGATGGTGGGAGATGATCCGTACAACCCGTACAAGCAGCAAGGCTACAACAACCCTTACTACAACTACTACGACTCCTACTACAGACCGCGAATGCGGAGCCCGCAGCGCCACGGATACGGGACCAGATACCACCAGAACGGTACGGATCCGATTCAGAACCAGAACGATTCTGACAGGGAGGGAGATTCAATTGACTAAATAATACTCTTTAAAGTCTGGTTTCATATACAACTTTGGAACAAAATTAAGTAACTCAAAGAATAAAAGTCAGAGTGGACAAACGAACAGTTTCGTTTCACATCCAGAATTTAAAATTCTGCATTGATTGTAAACATCCAAACAGCTGTTTGTTGTGATTTGTGTCTAAAAACTCCAGATATTTCAGTTCCACGTTCCTGATTTTTCAAGTGAGACTTTTGAGAAAAGAACGGATTTTAGATTTCAAAAACTCacgagaaaaacacacaaaccggTTAAAGCTGCAGCCCGGAACGCCCCCCACTTCCAGGTATCCCCTTGACGTCAGGActacagctgtgatgtcatacTTTGAtccaaaatgatcaaaaactgTTATCTGTTTTGTTTGAAGTTTGATGTTTCTGTGCATGCCCTGGACAGAAGAGGTTCAGCATCTCTGCTGACATGATGCTTTTGTGGTTGTCATGGTGATGTCGTTTGGTACCTGGAGCCAGCCTTTGTcgtattttttgcttttatgaatttctttttaatcatcTGTAAAAATTGTTGCTATATGAAGATTTCACAATTGGTGGTTAATTATTATAGAAgctaaaataactttaaatgaCATCTTTATCATGTTTGATgtttaatgtaaatataaaactaCCTATTAAGGGTCTCTACAGCAGTTAACCTTTACAAAGGTTTTTGGAtagtaaaaatagaaatttggTTGTCATCATTAAGTTTATTATTGATCAGACAAAATATTTGAATACCGTAAACATTGATTTGTTGTTGATTTATCTTAAAGTCCCCCTTTAATCAACTAcattaaaagcgttcccagtggtcttttaattatgatgatacagtttttagtcaaaataaaaaaaacctgaatgatAGCACATTAAACAGTAACAGCTCCTCTGCATGCCACTTCATCATTTGCCATATCATTTTGCCAGCTTTCAACTCAGACATAAACGGTTTATTAGTGAATGAAACCCAGAGCCCATGTTCCATAATTGAATTTACAAAAAGAGatgcgtttgtttgtttgattggcaggtgggtggaccAGTGATTGGACtcatacatttttactttactcCGTCCCACCTAATTGCCAAATTTTGGAACGACTGTAGTCATTATGCTCAACCCACTTTGCCCTTTTCTCTGTTTGCAATTATGGGTGAGGTCAGAGATTATGAGAATAGAGATTACTTTGAAtaaagccatccatccatcttccaaaccTGCCTAATCTATTTCGGGGTCACAATGTTGCCGGAGCCTAACCCCCTAATTTGAGCATTGGcgggggtacaccctgaacagtttGACAATCACACTCTCTCGTATTCACACCAAGGGACAATTCACAATCACCaattaccttttttaacatgtgtttgaACTGTGGGATGAAGCCAGAGCACCcagagaaaatccacacatgcacgaggaaAGCATCCAACCTACACACAGACAAGGTCTCGCCAGGATTGAAAAACAGCATCTGCtgtgagacgagagcgcttgaCTGCAatcaataaatataaataagatGGGCAAAGCCCTTGCCTTTATTGAAAACAGAGAAGTGGCCGGGAAAAACCTGTTAGTAATTTGATAATGCTTACAACAAAATTTTACAGCTGGGGATGCCGCATGTCAATCAAGAGGCTGCACTCCTAGTTGGTAACTCATAATGGTTAGGTGAAGGGTTGGGGGTGTGGTCACTAGCAGGAACATGACTGACAGCtgacaagttgttttttttttacccgagATTTATTGAGCCTCTCTACAGGAATAACCCTTCATGGACGGCTTTGCTTTGATCGCAGGGTTGCCGGACTTGGTTCCTGATCCGACCTACATCCAGATCGCCACCTACATCCAGAGGGCGCCAATGTACAACCTGCGCTGCGCGGCAGAGGAAAACTGCCTCTCTTCGTAAGGTTCCACGCCGTTGCAAAAGTTCCTTGTTGTTgttccttgtgctatcttgtggggtccaggtCCCACTCCCAATCAGatctgtcacagggtcacaatcacaccaTGAAAAATTAGcctaagcatgtttttggatggtgggaggaagcccgagtccccagagaaaacccacacatgcatggggaaaacatgcaaactccacacagaaaggtccccattgatcttctgtttcaggtcccccagctgggactttaaccaggggctttcttgctgtgaggcaatagcgctaaccactgcaccaccgtgcaacCATGAATACCGTGCAGATGTATTCAGAAATTTGTTAATAACCCCGGCCGAACCATACGACTTTTTGCCCCcttttggttgtaggtccaaagaaaaatggaatggaCCAGTTATTTGATTGGCAGGAGGTCATTCTGACAAAAGAAAGCGCCAAACCAGCACCAGCGCATTCCTCTTTGAATGACTTGTAGATACAAAAAATCAAAAGCCAAGCGGGAAAACGT contains the following coding sequences:
- the lox gene encoding protein-lysine 6-oxidase encodes the protein MKLSSSLLLFFAQFCVFLRDACAQEAAEDALRRGLTWQHNGQVFSILSRGSRYRPASRRQTEPPSSDDAVVVVRNNNDTAASRGSPRVPASSSSAQLRVLARQQAPQAAAGGDAPAVNREDMMVGDDPYNPYKQQGYNNPYYNYYDSYYRPRMRSPQRHGYGTRYHQNGLPDLVPDPTYIQIATYIQRAPMYNLRCAAEENCLSSSARYARDYDTRVLLRFPQRVKNQGTADFLPSKPRYAWEWHSCHNHYHSMDEFSLYELLDSRTQQQVAEGHKASFCLEDTSCDPGYYRRFACTSHSQGLSPGCYDTYNSDIDCQWIDITDVAPGRYILKVTVNPRQQVPESNFNNNVAQCDVQYTGTAAHVSGCTMTGY